Genomic DNA from Mycobacterium stomatepiae:
GTTCGGTGCGGGCTCGCTGCGCTGTGCGCGGCCATGCTGGTCGCGACGGGCTGCGCGCGGTTCAACGACGCCGCCTCCGCGCCCTTCACCACCGCCCCCGAACTCAAGCCCCAGCCGAGCTCGACGCCTCCCCCGCCACCGCCGCTGCCGCCGACGCCGTTTCCCAAGGCCTGCCCCGCCCCCGGGGTGATGCAGGGCTGCCTGGAGAGCACCAGCGGCCTGATCATGGGTCCCGACAGCAAAACGGCATTGGTCGCCGAGCGCACCACCGGCGCGGTCAAGGAGATCTCCGTCAGCGCCGAGCCGAAGGTGAAACTGGTCATCCCGGTCGACGGGTCCGGCGACGGCGGCTTGATGGATATCGTGCTGTCGCCGACCTACTCGCAGGACCGGCTGATGTACGCCTACATCAGCACGCCCACCGATAACCGGGTCATCCGCATCGCCGACGGCGATATCCCCAAGGACATCCTGACCGGGATTCCCAAGGGCGCCACCGGAAATACCGGAGCGTTGCTGTTCACCAGCCCGACGACACTGCTGGTGCTGACCGGTGACGCCGGCAACCCGGCGATGGCCGCCGATCCGAAATCGTTGGCCGGCAAGGTGCTGCGCATCGAGCAGCCGACCACGGTCGGTCAGGCACCGCCGACGACCGCACTGTCCGGCGTCGGCTCGGGCGGTGGATTGTGCGTCGATCCGGTGGACGGCTCGCTGTATGTCGCGGACCGCACCCCGACCGCGGACCGGTTGCAGCGCATCACCAAAGCCTCGGAGGTCTCCACGGTGTGGACATGGCCCGACAAGCCGGGCGTGGCCGGTTGCGCCGCGATGGACGGGACCGTGATGGTCAACCTGGTCAACACCAAATCGACGGTGGCGGTGCGGCTTGCGCCGAACACGGGCGCGGTGACCGGTGAACCCGACGTCGTCCGCAAGGACACCCACGCTCACGCTTGGGCGCTGCGGATGTCGCCGGACGGAAACATCTGGGGCGCCACCATCAACAAGACCGCCGGCGACGCCGAAAAGCTTGACGACGTGGTGTTCCCGCTGTTCCCGCAGGGCGGCGGCTTCCCGCGCAACAACGACGACAAGGCCTAGTTTCTTTCCGCGAGCTGGGGGCACCTCCCGCTTGCGGGGGAAACGGTATGGCGCAAATCGGGCCGGTTATTGTCCCTGGCGCTACGCTCGCGAGCCCAGGCGGCGGGTCGATGCGCGCTAGGCCTGCCCGCAGGCGGCCAGCACCAGCTCACGCACCCGGGCCGCGTCGGCCTGACCGCGGGTGGCTTTCATGACCGCACCCACGATCGCGCCGGCGGCTTGAACCTTGCCGCCGCGAATCTTCTCCGCGACATCGGGATTGGCGGCCAGGGCCTCGTCGACCGCGGCCTGGGTAACCGAGTCGTCGCGCACCAGCGCCAGACCACGCGCGGTCATCACCTGCTCGGGTTCGCCCTCTCCGGCGAGTACACCCTCGACGACCTGGCGGGCCAGCTTGTTGGACAGCTTGCCCTCGTCGACCAGTGCGATCACCGCCGCGACCTGAGCGGGCGTGATGGCCAACTCGTCCAATTCGATGTTCGCCTCGTTGGCCTTCTGTACCAAGAAGTTCCCCCACCAGGACCGCGCTTCCTTACTGGACGCGCCGTGCTTGATGGTGGCGGTGACCAACTCGACCGCACCGGCGTTGACGAGATCGCGCATCACCTCGTCGGAGATTCCCCACTCTTCCTGAATTCGCTTGCGGCTCAACCACGGCAGCTCGGGGATGGTCAGGCGCAATTGCTCCACCAGTTCGCGGCTGGGCGCGACGGGTTCCAGGTCGGGCTCGGGGAAATACCGGTAGTCCTGCGCGGTCTCTTTGGCGCGGCCAGCGCTGGTGGTGCCGCCGGCCTCTTGAAAGTGCCTGGTTTCCTGCGTGATTGAGCCGCCGGATACCAGAACGGCGGCCTGGCGCTGCATTTCGTAGCGCACCGCGACTTCGACGCTTTTCAGCGAGTTGACGTTCTTGGTCTCGGTCCGGGTGCCGAACTCGGTCGCGCCGGTCGGCTTCAGCGAGACATTGGCGTCACAACGCATCGACCCTTGGTCCATCCGGACATCGGATACTTCTAAGGCGCGCAACAGGTCTCGCAATGCCGTCACGTATGCTCGGGCGATCTGCGGCGCGCGGGCGCCGGCCCCTTCGATGGGCTTGGTGACGATCTCGATCAGCGGCACGCCGGCGCGGTTGTAGTCGATCAGCGACGTCGTCGCGCCGTGGATGCGGCCCGTCTCGCTGCCCAGGTGGGTGAGCTTGCCGGTGTCCTCTTCCATGTGGGCACGTTCGATTTCGACCCGCCAGGTGGTCCCGTCTTCCAGCGGCGCCTCGAGGTAGCCGTTGATCGCGATCGGCTCGTCGTATTGCGAGATCTGGTAGTTCTTCGGCATGTCGGGGTAGAAGTAGTTCTTCCGGGCGAACCGGCACCACGGCACGATCTCGCAATTCAGTGCCAGCCCGATGCGGATCGCCGACTCCACCGCCGCCTGGTTGAGCACGGGCAGCGAGCCGGGCAGCCCCAGGCACACCGGGCACACCTGCGTGTTGGGCTCGGCGCCGAAGGCGGTAGGGCAGCCGCAGAACATCTTCGTCGCAGTGGACAGCTCGACGTGTACTTCCAACCCGAGCACGGGATCGAAACGTGCGATGACGTCGTCGTAATCCAGCAGCTCAGCCGCTCCCGAAGTAACAGTCATGGAAAAGATCCTAATGGTGGCGCGGCCGGCCGCAGGGCCGGGCACAACAGCCACGCTCAGGACGAGCGGGGCTCCCGCCAGGACCGCCCGCCGGGCCGGCCGGCGACTATGTCACCCAGCGCGGCCGCCATCTCCAGGTAGCAGCGCCGGCTGTCCTTGCTCAACTGATCCAGCCCGAGCTCTTTGCCCTCGTGGACGTGCCGATCGAAGGGAAGTTCCACGGTGGCGGCGACACGGGCGGACAGCGACTCGAGTTCCTTGGCAGCCACGTCGTCCAGCTTGGTCGGCTCGGTGTAATTGATCGCGAGCACCGTCAAGCGCAGCAATCGCCGATATCCGTTGTTGGACAACCAATCCAGCGTTGTCCTGGTCTTGCGTACCGCGTCGATCGAGGTGCCGCTGACCACCACCAGGGCGCGCGCCTCGGGCAGCACGGCGTCCATCACCTGAGAGTTGATTGCCTTGACGCAATCCACCAGCACCACCGAATAGTGTTTGCGCAGAATCGAAAAGGTCTTAGCGATGTCCTGGCGCTCCAGCCGCCAGTCGGTGCGGCTGTAGTCGGGCAGCCCGAGCACTTCCAGGCCGAAGCTGTTCATGTGGGTGTGCGTCCGCACTTCCGCGTACTGGGTGACCGAATTGCGGGCCAGCAGGTCGACCAGGCTCAGCGGATTGCGGCGGCCGTGACGGTCGGCCAGGTCTCCGGCGTCGATGTCGACGGCGATGACCCGGTCGCTGCGCGCCTCGGCGAGCGTCGAGCCGAGCGCCTCGACCACGGCGGTCTTACCGACGCCGCCTTTGAAGTTCAGCACCGCGATCGGGAACACGCCGCCGATGTCGGCGCCGATGCGGTCGCGCAGTTCCTGCTCGTAGGCGACGCCCTTGGCCGGCCCGAGGTCGATGCCGGTCACCCGGTGGATCACCTCCCGCCAGCCGAGCCGGCTCGGCTCCGCGGTGTCTCGGGAGCCCAGGCCGTCCAGGGCGGTGCCGCCCCGCGTCAGATCCCGGCGATACGGCGCGACGGTGCGCCGAACCCGCGCCGGCCGGTTTGGCGTCGGCGGCCCCGCCGACCCGAGCGAAGGGCCGGGCACTCGGGTGCGCGGCTCGGGCACCGTGGGCGCCGTCGGGTTGGCGTCGCCGCGCCAGCGCGGCACCGAATGCGCGGGTTTGGACCCCGACGGGTACGCCGGTGCGGCAGACCGGGAATTGATTCCGCGAACCCCCTCGCGGTTGCTCATACTCGCTGGTGTAACCATTTCGACCTGGCGGTTAAACCAGGAAGTTCCACCCGTTCGCGGATGCTGGCCGTTCGAGCGGCAAATTCAGGTTCCAGTCACCGGTTGTTTGCCCGCCGCGGGCTAGACCCGGTGCGCGTGCTTGAGGATCTGCGCGGCGCGTTCCCCGATGACCACGCACGGCGCCATCGTGTTGGTGGCGGTGATCGTCGGCATCACGGAGCCGTCGGCGACCCGGAGGTTTTCGATTCCATAGACCCGCAGGTCCCCGTCGACAACCGACATCGCGTCGCGGCCCATTTTGGCCGTGCCAACCTGGTGAAAGAACGTGCTGGCGGCGTCGCGTACGAACTCTTCCAATGCCGCTCCGCTGAGGTTTCCTGGCATGACCTCGCGTTTCACATACGGTCGCAGCGGGGCGCTATTGGCGATGTCACGGCACCATTGCACGCACGCGATCGCTTTTCGCACGTCCTCGGGATCCGCCAGGGTGTTGGCGTCGATGCACACCGGGTCCGCGGCACCGGGGCCGCCGAGCCGGATGCGGCCCCGGCTCTTCGGATGGGCGAGCGCGGCATGGAACCCCCAGCCGGCTTCGGGAAGCCCGAACCGGGCAGCCGTCTCCTCGGTGGCGTACGGCACTTCCACCTGCCAGGCGAAGACGTCGGGGTGGGTCAGCCCGGACTCCGTCGCCCCGAGCGCGACGACTTCGCACGCGTTGTTCCGTGGCGGCAGCGCGTCGCGGTATTCCCAGACGCAGTCGAAGGCGACGTGATCCTGAAGATTGCGGCCCACCCCGGGCAGGTGCTGGCGCACCGGAATCCCGACGCGGTTCAGTTCGTCTTGATCGCCGATACCCGAGAGCATCAGCACCTTGGGCGTGTGGTTGGCACCGAGCGACAAGACGACTTCAGCACCGGCGTCGACGCGGCGGCTCAACCCGTTGTACAGAATTTCGACACCGACGGCCTTGTCGCCGTCGACGACGATCCGCTGAACGAGTGCGCGGGTGAGAACGGTGAGGTTGGGCCGATCCATCAGCGGGAAGACATATGAGCGAAATACCGACTGCCGCTGCCCATTTCGTATGCGCACATCGCCGAGCGCCGCGCCCGTCGTGCCCTCCATCAGCTGACCGTTGGCGGACGCGTGGACCGTCATGCCGGCAGCTTGCGCGGCGTCCAGCGTCGCCAGGGCCAGCGGGTTGGGATCCGGCGGGGGCTGGACGAAAACGGGTCCACCGCTGCCGCGGTACACCGGATCCGGTGTGCCATGCCAGTCTTCGATGTCGCGGTAGGTGTCGAGGATGGATTCGTAATTCCACGCCGGATCGCCGGCTTCGGCGGCGAAATGGTTCCAGTCGTCGCGGTGGCCCCGGATCCAGGCCATCACATTGATGCTCGAGCTGCCGCCCAGGACCTTGCCCGTCGAGTACACGATCGAGCGGTTGTTGATATGGGGGTTCGGCTTGCCCCGAAATCCCCAGTCGCGTTCGGAGCCCAAGTTGGTGGTCCATTGACCCGGGTCGACGACCTCGGCGACGTTGTCGCCGCCCCCGGCCTCGACCAGCAGCACATCGAGATCGGGGTTCTCGGCCAACCTTCGCGCGACGACCGAACCCGAGGAACCCGAACCGCACACGATGAAGTCGTAGCGCGGCTTGAGTGTCGCGGTCAGCGCAGCCTGGTTCGCGGCCACCCGCTCACCGAATCTCTGGTCCACCTCGAATTCGACTGCCGTGTCCTGCATCTCGCCTCCGTACGTGAGCAGTTACCTATCACTACCCACTATTGGTCCGGCCGAGATGCACGTCTTGCGCGTACGCGCCAGGAACTTGCCGGCTTGCGCAAACGTCAGCTCAACGCCCAGGCGCGATACTCCCGCGGTGCAAGACCATGGGCGGCCTTGAAGAGCCGAGAGAAATGCGCGGCGTTGACGAACCCCCACCGTGCACCGATCACACCCACCGGCACCGTGACCAGCTCCGCATTCGCCAGGTCCTTGCGGCAGTGCTCGATCCTGCGGCTCCTGATCCACCCGGTGACGGTGTGACCGTCCAATTCCAACATTCGCTGCAGCTGGCGAACCGAAATATGATGTGCTGCTGCGACTTTCACGCCATCCAGATCGGGGTCGCTTAAATTGTGT
This window encodes:
- a CDS encoding PQQ-dependent sugar dehydrogenase — encoded protein: MRLGLPVRCGLAALCAAMLVATGCARFNDAASAPFTTAPELKPQPSSTPPPPPPLPPTPFPKACPAPGVMQGCLESTSGLIMGPDSKTALVAERTTGAVKEISVSAEPKVKLVIPVDGSGDGGLMDIVLSPTYSQDRLMYAYISTPTDNRVIRIADGDIPKDILTGIPKGATGNTGALLFTSPTTLLVLTGDAGNPAMAADPKSLAGKVLRIEQPTTVGQAPPTTALSGVGSGGGLCVDPVDGSLYVADRTPTADRLQRITKASEVSTVWTWPDKPGVAGCAAMDGTVMVNLVNTKSTVAVRLAPNTGAVTGEPDVVRKDTHAHAWALRMSPDGNIWGATINKTAGDAEKLDDVVFPLFPQGGGFPRNNDDKA
- the gatB gene encoding Asp-tRNA(Asn)/Glu-tRNA(Gln) amidotransferase subunit GatB, which translates into the protein MTVTSGAAELLDYDDVIARFDPVLGLEVHVELSTATKMFCGCPTAFGAEPNTQVCPVCLGLPGSLPVLNQAAVESAIRIGLALNCEIVPWCRFARKNYFYPDMPKNYQISQYDEPIAINGYLEAPLEDGTTWRVEIERAHMEEDTGKLTHLGSETGRIHGATTSLIDYNRAGVPLIEIVTKPIEGAGARAPQIARAYVTALRDLLRALEVSDVRMDQGSMRCDANVSLKPTGATEFGTRTETKNVNSLKSVEVAVRYEMQRQAAVLVSGGSITQETRHFQEAGGTTSAGRAKETAQDYRYFPEPDLEPVAPSRELVEQLRLTIPELPWLSRKRIQEEWGISDEVMRDLVNAGAVELVTATIKHGASSKEARSWWGNFLVQKANEANIELDELAITPAQVAAVIALVDEGKLSNKLARQVVEGVLAGEGEPEQVMTARGLALVRDDSVTQAAVDEALAANPDVAEKIRGGKVQAAGAIVGAVMKATRGQADAARVRELVLAACGQA
- a CDS encoding MinD/ParA family ATP-binding protein — encoded protein: MSNREGVRGINSRSAAPAYPSGSKPAHSVPRWRGDANPTAPTVPEPRTRVPGPSLGSAGPPTPNRPARVRRTVAPYRRDLTRGGTALDGLGSRDTAEPSRLGWREVIHRVTGIDLGPAKGVAYEQELRDRIGADIGGVFPIAVLNFKGGVGKTAVVEALGSTLAEARSDRVIAVDIDAGDLADRHGRRNPLSLVDLLARNSVTQYAEVRTHTHMNSFGLEVLGLPDYSRTDWRLERQDIAKTFSILRKHYSVVLVDCVKAINSQVMDAVLPEARALVVVSGTSIDAVRKTRTTLDWLSNNGYRRLLRLTVLAINYTEPTKLDDVAAKELESLSARVAATVELPFDRHVHEGKELGLDQLSKDSRRCYLEMAAALGDIVAGRPGGRSWREPRSS
- a CDS encoding GMC family oxidoreductase — protein: MTATLKPRYDFIVCGSGSSGSVVARRLAENPDLDVLLVEAGGGDNVAEVVDPGQWTTNLGSERDWGFRGKPNPHINNRSIVYSTGKVLGGSSSINVMAWIRGHRDDWNHFAAEAGDPAWNYESILDTYRDIEDWHGTPDPVYRGSGGPVFVQPPPDPNPLALATLDAAQAAGMTVHASANGQLMEGTTGAALGDVRIRNGQRQSVFRSYVFPLMDRPNLTVLTRALVQRIVVDGDKAVGVEILYNGLSRRVDAGAEVVLSLGANHTPKVLMLSGIGDQDELNRVGIPVRQHLPGVGRNLQDHVAFDCVWEYRDALPPRNNACEVVALGATESGLTHPDVFAWQVEVPYATEETAARFGLPEAGWGFHAALAHPKSRGRIRLGGPGAADPVCIDANTLADPEDVRKAIACVQWCRDIANSAPLRPYVKREVMPGNLSGAALEEFVRDAASTFFHQVGTAKMGRDAMSVVDGDLRVYGIENLRVADGSVMPTITATNTMAPCVVIGERAAQILKHAHRV